One part of the Solea solea chromosome 1, fSolSol10.1, whole genome shotgun sequence genome encodes these proteins:
- the LOC131471908 gene encoding BMP/retinoic acid-inducible neural-specific protein 3-like, which yields MSCQRISHKRLSLLWEGAALCLWLCCCCWISGPAAAAPGSLDWLLSDKGPFHQSQEFTEAAERYQHGFSTRYKIYREFGRWKVNSLAVEKRNSFGGSSGLALLLDPDFMHTIRQLGRRPTLQAITESLIKKYGTHLLLSATLGGEESLTIFVDKKQLSQESLSSGAEGNQSSNRNSSTSGTVTLEALHQLAASYFTDRESTLRKLHHLQIASTAVRVTETRTGPLGCSNYDNLDTVSSVLVHSPENKVNLQGLQVILPKYLQSHFIQAALSYIGCKSEGQFVCQNSDCWCECSVDFPQCNCPHSDLATLQKTLLHIRDSWMLSNQEFEGSDEFQRFVGKLPTQYGLNTSAVEHLWRTDARLLQRYRQLETRSNQLFTKARRTNNKLFSLSKRCRKQPRIVLQRPRSLHFWLNYALSILYCSENNQVGIYSDESYSCSCLYNHPPCQGIIPCFVGEGVRCASCSTENRTRCSSCNPGFTLTQGVCRPAVPDPTDPYLGLESDRDLQDLELRYLLQQQDPRLSLHAVFVSNDVRINTWFDPSWRKRMLLTLKSNRVKSNRVHILLGISLQFCLTRNSTLEPALSLFVNPFGGSHSESWTMPIGQHGYPDWERTKLDIPLDCFNWTLTLGNGWKSFFETVHFYLRSRLRDSVGVTGGTKNTTVYYEPLEETEPSSNVGYMKINSMQLFGYSVHFDPEAIQDLILQIDYPYTQGSQDSALLQLVELRHRVNRLSPPGGSHMDLFACLLRHRLKLSTADVTRILTALQAFSVRQPNYVEYEANKLCS from the exons ATGAGCTGTCAGAGGATCAGTCATAAGCGGCTGTCTCTGCTATGGGAGGGGGCCGCTCTCTGCCTgtggctgtgctgctgctgctggatctcTGGACCCGCAGCCGCAGCCCCGGGCTCCCTGGACTGGCTGCTGTCGGATAAAGGGCCATTCCACCAATCTCAGGAGTTCACGGAGGCTGCGGAGAGATACCAGCATGGATTCAGCACCAGATACAAGATCTACAG gGAGTTTGGTCGATGGAAGGTCAACAGTCTGGCAGTGGAGAAGCGGAACAGTTTTGGTGGCAGCAGTGGTTTGGCTCTGCTCCTCGACCCTGACTTCATGCACACCATCCGGCAGCTGGGGCGGCGGCCAACCCTCCAGGCGATTACGGAGAGTCTAATCAAGAAATATGGCACCCACCTCCTCCTTTCTGCCACTCTGGGAG GGGAGGAGTCCTTGACCATATTTGTGGACAAGAAGCAGCTCAGTCAGGAGTCTTTGTCCTCGGGGGCCGAGGGCAACCAGAGCAGCAACAGGAACTCGAGCACGTCAGGAACAGTGACGCTGGAAGCCCTTCACCAACTGGCTGCTTCCTACTTCACTGACAGAGAGAGCACTCTGCGCAAGCTGCACCACCTACAGATCGCATCCACCGCTGTACGG GTGACAGAAACCAGAACTGGGCCTCTCGGATGCAGCAACTATGACAATCTGGACACAGTCAGCTCTGTCCTGGTTCACAGTCCCgaaaataaagttaatttacaag GATTGCAGGTCATCCTACCCAAGTATTTACAAAGCCACTTCATTCAGGCAGCTCTCAGCTACATTGGCTGTAAATCCGAAGGACAATTTGTTTGCCAGAACAGCGACTGCTGGTGTGAGTGCAGCGTGGACTTCCCTCAGTGCAACTGTCCTCACTCTGACCTGGCCACGCTGCAGAAAACCCTGCTGCACATCAGAGACTCGTGGATGCTAAGCAACCAGGAGTTTGAGGGATCTG ATGAATTCCAACGCTTTGTTGGGAAACTGCCAACCCAGTATGGTCTAAACACATCTGCCGTGGAACACTTGTGGAGGACAGATGCCAGGCTGCTCCAGCGCTACAGGCAGCTGGAGACTCGGAGCAACCAGCTTTTCACCAAAGCTCGCCGCACCAATAACAAGCTCTTCAGCCTCAGCAAGAGGTGCCGGAAACAGCCCAGAATAGTCCTGCAGAGGCCAAG ATCTCTGCACTTCTGGTTGAACTACGCCCTCTCAATTTTATACTGCAGTGAGAACAACCAGGTTGGCATTTACAGTGACGAAAGCTATAGCTGCTCCTGCCTCTACAACCACCCTCCATGCCAGGGCATCATTCCCTGCTTTGTGGGCGAAGGTGTACGCTGTGCCTCCTGTTCCACAGAGAACCGGACACGATGCTCCAGCTGTAACCCGGGCTTCACCCTGACCCAGGGAGTCTGCCGGCCCGCAGTGCCCGACCCCACAGACCCTTACCTGGGCTTAGAGAGCGACAGAGACCTGCAGGATCTCGAGCTGCGCTACCTGCTTCAGCAGCAAGACCCACGCCTTTCTTTGCATGCTGTATTTGTGAGCAATGACGTGCGCATCAACACATGGTTTGACCCGTCCTGGAGAAAAAGAATGTTGCTCACCCTCAAGAGCAACCGGGTAAAGTCCAATCGTGTTCATATTCTTCTTGGAATCTCTCTCCAGTTTTGCCTCACTCGGAACAGCACTCTGGAGCCAGCGCTGTCTCTCTTTGTCAACCCCTTCGGGGGGAGCCATTCAGAGAGCTGGACCATGCCTATCGGCCAACATGGATACCCAGACTGGGAGCGGACCAAGCTGGATATCCCTTTGGACTGCTTTAATTGGACGTTAACTCTGGGAAACGGATGGAAGAGCTTTTTTGAGACTGTTCATTTCTACCTGAGGAGTCGTTTGAGAGACTCTGTTGGGGTGACGGGAGGGACCAAAAACACAACGGTGTACTATGAGCCCCTGGAAGAGACGGAGCCATCCAGCAACGTCGGCTACATGAAAATTAACAGCATGCAGCTGTTTGGATACAGTGTGCACTTTGACCCGGAGGCAATCCAGGACCTGATCCTGCAGATCGACTACCCGTACACTCAGGGATCACAGGACTCGGCCCTGCTGCAGCTGGTGGAGCTGCGCCACAGGGTGAACCGCCTCTCGCCTCCAGGGGGTTCGCACATGGACCTGTTCGCCTGTCTGCTCCGTCATAGACTCAAACTGTCCACGGCAGATGTGACCAGGATACTCACTGCCCTGCAAGCTTTCAGTGTCAGACAACCAAACTACGTGGAGTACGAGGCAAATAAACTGTGTAGCTAA